The proteins below come from a single Danio aesculapii chromosome 25, fDanAes4.1, whole genome shotgun sequence genomic window:
- the ccl35.1 gene encoding chemokine (C-C motif) ligand 35, duplicate 1, whose product MSASRFVFLSAVVVLLCAVSLSQGMRIGPKRCCFQYAERQVPFKQVMEYSMTSQQCPKRSLLFKTVKGRYVCARPSDPWVQKYIQAIDSKRVGSQGTL is encoded by the exons ATGAGCGCCTCTCGCTTCGTGTTTTTATCAGCTGTTGTGGTGCTGCTGTGCGCCGTCAGCCTCAGTCAAG GTATGCGTATTGGACCAAAGAGATGCTGTTTCCAGTATGCGGAACGTCAAGTGCCTTTCAAACAAGTAATGGAATACAGCATGACAAGCCAGCAGTGCCCCAAGAGAAGCC tTTT GTTCAAGACTGTGAAGGGACGTTACGTGTGTGCCAGACCCAGTGATCCCTGGGTACAGAAGTACATCCAGGCCATTGACAGCAAACGTGTTGGCAGTCAAGGGACCCTGTAA